The Gallus gallus isolate bGalGal1 chromosome 6, bGalGal1.mat.broiler.GRCg7b, whole genome shotgun sequence genomic interval TGGAAGCAAATTCCTCTGGGATGCTGCTACTTAACCCAGTGCATCCACAGCATGgagccctgccagccctgctgacagctgagctctgctctcttaAGGGGGCTGGGAAATCTGTCACGTACTTCAAAAGAACAGAGCTAATAACAGCTTAGGCTGCGGTTGTGGGCTTTTCTCTCTAATctccaagaaaaaagaaaaaaaaaaaagccctgaaatatttcttttgttgttttccacTCATTTGTGGATGATTTCTTGTTCTTGCTTCTCTCACGTATAAGCTCAGCTCCTCTCCAGAGCACAGCGGGGTTTGAGCTCCAGTGGTGTTTGGGGTTGTGAACTGCTTGGGGTGTGTGTGTTGCTCTGCAATGGCAATGTCTGGACGTGGGGGCTTTAGAGGTGCCTGTGTgttcagcacacagctctgacGATGCTCCATTATAGGAGCAGAACATGTAGCAAAGCCAGCCTTTCTCTTCCATTCATTAAACACAGAGGAGTTTGTTGCAGGCTTACACCCTCTGCcaaatgtgtgtgttttgtgttcTGCTATCCCCAGATGACATTTTCTGGAGTTTGGATTATTAAATTGCTGCCATTGCTCTCTGAAGGATTGCTGATGGATATGCATTTAACAATTAATACTCCCTCAGTGTGCCTGACCCCTCTGTTCTGACTGTGTTTGTTGCAGAAGCAAAAAGCCCTGTGAACCTGTGCAAACCCAACCCGTGCATGAACCAGGGCGTGTGCATCCTCAGGCCAGGAAGCTACTGGTGTGAATGCCACGGATGGGAAGGACCCCACTGCGAGAGCAGTAAGGCTCAGGGGGTGacagctgcagcacctgctcagcccccccaaacccatcccaaatctccatcccttccttAGCAGAGAGCTGGCTGTAGTTCCCTGGCAGCTGTTTGGTGGCTGGGTCTTGGTGCTGAGGGGACGTTGAGTCACACGGAGAGTAGAGAGGTTTGGGATGCTGAGCTGCACCGTTTTACACATTCACTAAGCAAGTTAAAGATTGAGAGGGTCTAATAATTTTAGTAGTCCTCCTCTCCGTTCTATTTCCCTTTCCCTGAGCCCTGCTAGAAAAAGCCCTTCTCGTGTCATCTAATGTCTGTGAGGTGTTAGACGTCAGGCCCAGAAGGTGTTTGCTTCTAACATCTGTGAGCTAAGGCTCAGAAGGTGTTTGCTAGGCTGTAAGGGACTGAGCATGTCCCTAGAGTGCTTACCCCACAGTcgtttctcttcctctccaaCAGGAGTTCCCCGAGGTGATTCCCCAAGATCCCCAGTCCTCCCTACAGACTCCCATGTGCAGCAGATTCCGGGCACTTTTCAGCACTTCTCCGGAGCCCACCGACACCCGAAAAGGTCCTGAGATGCTGACCCAGATGTGCTGAGCTCCAGTTCTCCTCCCGTGGGCACTTGGTGCTGCTCACAGGCATGACCCAGCAAGACACTGCTGCCCTTGGTTGAGTGACTGGGCCATTCCCGGTTCCTGCGCTGCACAAACTGGGCTTTCcagtgctctttttcttttggaatcaagtaaatatttgatattaagtatttatttttggcatttttatGTGTAATTGTTATATTTTTAACAGACTTCTTGAGAGGTCTTTGAGTTGGTCTGAAAACATGCAGACATCTGAGCAATTCTGGAACTAATGGCGGGTTATGGAGATGGCAGCTCTGGTTCCCAGAGCACAGGGGTTTTTGAGGAAGCCTTGAAGCAATAGGCTGGGTCAGACCCTGAGCCAGCTGTCACCTTGATGTTAGCTTTTGCATCGTCCTGAAGATTTGATTGTCTTTCTAAGCTGATGCTTGATCTTGGCCAGAAGTGATACTTTCGGTGCAAAAACTGCAGAATGAAATCAAATACAGTCCCTGGTGAGCAGGTCAGGCAGCAGGTGATGGAGTGAATGGTGTGCTACACACAGGTGGTCAGGTAAGAGGAAGAGGAACTGGTTATCAGCCTCTGTTCTTAAGCTATCcgtgctgctttcttctctgagtTTATTTGGGCCAATCTAATAAGGTTTATCTTCACAGGCATTTTGTAGCTGCCTGTTTTGTTAAGGTTTGAAAACGATTGGTTTTGCAAAACATTCAGTGGACTGTGTGaccccagagcagagctgtgacgGTTGCTGTGTGATTCTGCCTCCCGTTGGCGTTTCCAGCTGACCtgatccccagcacagcagcagcctctgcagccaGAGCTCAGCCTCTCCTGGGCTCTGATAATATTTGCGTCTCCAGAGACAGTTTGGCCTCATGCTTCTATcctccagagcagcactggatCACCAGGTCAGTTTACCCATGAAGCTATGAACTGTGCTCCCCAGGACAGCCATTCACACTGTCGTgttgctctctgctgcttttctcgTGGCATCCATCCTCTGGGCAAGGTCAGGGCAGCCCTAAGCAGGGACACGAGCAGTGGCTGCCAGTCCCAGTGAGAACAGCACCTGTTGttcagaggaggaggaaaaaccCCTTCGCTCAGATGTCCTGGTCTGAATAGTAACATCAGATGTATAAAAAGAGAGACAAATTACTCTGCAGGTTCATTGACAGAAGGACAACTGAATGAGGCTCTCCTGAGACTGAAAGATGGCACCAAGGCAAAATAATGCTATAGCAGGCTGGGAGAAGCAAGAATTTCCTCTTTTCAGTACGTGGTCTGTGTCCTTTGGTGCCTGAGGCACAGCAAAAcaggctcagctgcaggaagggctgaTGTTTCGATAGAAAGATAAGTGATTGTACCAAGATCATTTGTTTAGGCAGTGCCTCATAGGCGTTGTCTCTGCTGTACGAGTGTTATCAGAAGGGAGAATGGGCAACACCAGGATCACAGCTAACCTCACAAGCCATGGTTTGTGTTTGTGGAGCTGGCTGGATtccagctgagctgcacaggaGACTCCTCCCAATCTCTCTGTGCATCCCCTGCTGTGTGGTGGCTCCAAGATGATGACTTCTTCCCCTCTCTGCCCTGTTTGCAGTCCTCCCTTTCTGCAGGGCTTTATCAAAGGAGAGCACAAACCCATCAGCACAGCCCAGTGGCCCCGTTTGCAGGGGGCAAAGTGCTCTGAGAGGTAAGGAGGTGTCGGGGcagtgggaggagagggaaCAGCCAACCTGGTAACGTGAGTTGGGGAATGCTGGATGTGCACtgatcccacagcacagcaggacgTGGCTGAGCAGTTGTTGGAGTTGTTCCTGGCTAATTCCTTGGCCCTTTCTCCTGcaaatcttaattaaaaaaggGTAAGTGGCTCGGGGCTCTGACATAACTCCTTATTAAATTCATTCCTGCAGGCTTGCTTTGAATTCCATCAGAAATGTTTAATGAGAATGTGTCTGAAGGGAGCTTGTGCCCTGAAGGCTGGGTGATGCAGGAGCCTGGAAAGCCACGCGGGGGTCCCTGTGAGCCAGCGCTAATCCTGTCTGGGTTAGCAGGGCACAGAGCCCATGGGCAAGGCCAGCACATCACTGGGTGTCAGGGCAGCTGCTAACAGAGCTGTGAATTCCTCTTAATCTGTAGGATTCCTGCAGGAACCTTCACTAGTCACGGGCCAGGTGCTGACTGCAGGGGAGAGCCTATTTCTCCAGCAAGGAACTGGGATTTAGGTAAGTGCCATGAATTTCACCTCCTTAGGTCTTACCTTCCCTCTGCCCTTGTGTTTCTTgtgcaaagcaagcaaaatcaTGCCTCTTGTGACCAGTAAATGTCACGTGAGCTCTCCTTAAGGCCAGCTGTTGTCTTCAGCTCACAATGAGCATGCTGATCTTATTCTCTGCAGTACAAGTAAATTTGTTAATACCCCATCCATTTAAGCTAGCTTCTACACCTTAAcaagaaatgttctttttcaaCTTTAAAACGTGGCTGAGATCCTTGGAAGCTGAGTTTGTTAGCAGGTGGTTCCAATGGGGATCAAGGCAGGGTTGTGCTAGGAAAGGCTGGAGCTGATACTGATGGGCAGAGCTGCTACGGAACTCCCTTGCTAAcccttcttcttcctttccagctaaaccccttcctccttttcccgTCAGTGATGGGAGCAGGCACCAAGCACCGCACACAGTTGCTATCTGGTGGCAAGCAGAAGGTAAGGGACTTCTCACACATCTTTTCTCTCTACTGATTGGTTTTGCTATTGGAGCTACTGGCAGGAGCCTGCTTGGTGTTGTTTGTGCAGACTTGCAGGGATCTTGCTGTGTTCAGTAGGTTCGCTACCAGAAAggtttttcatttccattgttGTCACTCTAGAATACTAAATTATTTGTTTAAGACTTCGTCCTTGTGGATGGCCTAGCTAAGGAACTTCATAATGGTGGTGGTTTGAAGTGCATGAAAGATACTAGAAAGCAGATCAGGGACAAGCCTCACTAAAACAGAATACGCTGGTAACGTAATATATTCAACATTTTATTATAAAACCCTCTAAAGCGCCACTTTATAGGTCACAGTTAgaacaaaggaaatgctttgagTTAAGAAAACAATGGGGACGCAGAGACGTTACTTAACAATTCTTGTCTGGGAAATGTATTTACCACCCAGCAGAGCCAACAgggcagaaagcacagctgctctcagccatcGTAGCTGGGTAGAGCTGGACAAGCTCTAGCAGACAGCAGGGTGTAGGGGGGGAGAGtgtggtgctgtgtgtgtgcttagGGTGGGGACGGGAGCTCCAGACAGCTTAGGATGGGGCAAAACAAAAGCTTCTTGGTGTCCGTGGCCTCCCTGTGCTTTGGAGAGGAAACTCCAGGTGGATGGATTTCTCTGTGCATCTCTTTGAATTGTAACGTCTCTACATTTTAGCAGTTCCAGGCACGCAATCTCTCTCATTGAACAGCTTGGACACGGAGCAGAGGGATGAGCTTTGCAGGACACAGCATCCAAAGGCTATGTTAAGTTTTAATGATCTAGAAATAAGGGTGATAGCACCAGGACAGCTAGCAGCTGTCCAGagacagggaggagagcaggtCCAGCACCCACCTGAACCCATGCAAAGGGGCTCTTTCCCACAGGGATGTTTAGCAATGTACAGCTGCTGCTATGGGCCGTGCTGTGGCTCTGCAGGGAACAGAGAGCATCAGCAATGTGGTGCTGCCAGGGCAGGAGCACAGAGATACCTCTACCTCCTCTCAGAAAGGGCATCAGGATCCAGCATCCTCATCCAGCAGGTAAGCAGGCCTGGGACTTTGGTACATCATTAACAACTCTTCAATTATGATTATTCGTTTTCAGAACCAACCCCCCAGGTGAAGGAGATCAAGCTCCTCAAGAACTTCTAGTGACTGCCTGGGAGATCATTTCTGCCCAGAGCCCCTGGTTCCACCAATCCGTAACACAGCATGAGAAGGTGAGTGGGGAATCCTCCTCCACGTTCTGGCAAATCAACCCTACCACAGGCTGGTAGCATTAAGCCTGTGGCGTGATGCATTTGGTCACTGAAAATCCTTGCTGCATGTGTACGTACAGTTAGTTCCCCGTTATGTTGAGAGGGTCCATCCTGCTGGACTGGTGCCTGCGTGCTTCTCATCTGCGTCTTGCTGATCAGTCAAGCCTGGGCATCTGGATGATCTGCAGCTGAGGGACAGCCAGCAGCAAGGCAGGTGAGACTTTAGCTGGCTGCAATTTGCCACGACAGGTTGAAAACCATGGGGGTATGAAGAATAGCAGAGGCCCGTCCTGAACTCACTACTGTCACTAATATAAGAAACCTTAATAACTCGTCAATAAACCTTCAGAGTAGAAATACACAAAACACCCCTATGTACAGTAACATTCTTGTTTACAGTAACTGGGTTAGGAATCTGATGCGAGGATTGCCACCGGTTGTTATTGTTTTTAGCTACGTGATGGGACTTGTCTGGAAAGAGCAAAGGTTGTTTGGGATAAGTggtagcagcagctgctgactcCACTGCTGCATCCAAGCAGGTGGCGTGAGGCGGAGGAGGCGCTTGGTGTGGGTTGTGTTGCACACCCAACATCCACCTACTGGTGTTCGAATCCCCTTTTCTATGCACGGGCAGTTCCAGTCTTTAGTCCATCTCTGAAAAATGTACTTCTAACTCGCGCCTTTTTTCTCCCATTCCTGCCAAAGAACAGAGGTGAATTAGTCAAAATGGTAAACCTGGCAAGCTGCAGTCGCTCTAATAAGCTCAGGAGCGGCCTGAATATCTGTTACCCAAGTAGTTTTGGCTACCCAGCAGGGAGGTCTACTTTCATTATAGACTTCCCATTCCAGACAGCAGAGGCACTGCTGCACATGAGCAGGATGGAGATGGTGTGCAACCCTTAAAGGAGAGGCAAAGAAAAGCTCAGCCAGTGTCTTTCCTTTGTTACAAAGACAGAACAGAGTAAGGAGAACTCCATCTGGAGCAGTGGAGAAACTGAAGCTGCTCCTGTCCATGGCAGGCTGCTGTTTCCAGCCACTGGAGACGTGGTCTCAGACCCCATGAGATGCCAAGCTATATTGCTTGGGGACCTCCCAGGAGCAGACCGTCACACTGCCTCCTAATTAAACCTCAAATGTATATCAGCATAGTTTCAGTGAGAGTAAACCACTCGTTTGCTCCACTTGCTGCCAACACAAGCAGTGTGGCTCAGCTCCAGTTCCAGTGATTAATATAAATCGCAGTCAGAACAAACTTGGGTGAAAAGACCAGAGGAAAACATGGCTGCTGTGAGGCATGGGTCAGCATGCTTCCCAAACACCCAACCTGACCACAGCCATCCCTGCTGGGCTGCCTTGCTGCCAGGACGGGGAGCAGTGGTTACCCCACACTCTCACTGGCACGTTACCTTAGCTTTCTGTAGGACCGTCCCCTTCCCTGTCACCATGACAGACAAAGGCCTGTTCTTCAGAGCCGTTGCTGAGTTGACTGGTGAGCTCTCTGCGCTCGTTGCTGGGCTGGCTGGTTTTGTTTGAGTCTGCaacaaaaataatggaaatcaCAATGACTTACTTCATTCCACAGAGAGAGATCGTTGCCTTTTTCAGCACTATCGTGTAGTAAAGCTCCACGCTCACAACCCAGTTGTTTTCCAGTGAAATAATGACTTTGAAACCTACCCGGGGGGCTGTATTCTCCAAATGCGTGGTGTCCACGGTGGTGCCCAGCGTCACAGGACCAGACTCTGCCTTCTTCAGGTTCTCCTTCACCTCTACCAGGCTGAGCTCCAGGTCCACCCTTCGGCTCTCCTTCTTCTTGCACTCTTCATCTATCTccttcagcctctgctccagGTTCTTGTCTGCAAGAGCAGGTAAGGTGCTGATGGCTGCAGGAAAttgggggtgaggggggggggggggcagggatcAGCTGCAGGAGTTTGCATTACTCCTGTACACGACTTATATTTTGCCCCAAGATGGACCATAGCAGAGCCAGCTCCTGTTCCAGTGTGATGTGGTCTAGCTCAGAGTGCCAAGTCTATCCTGGCTGCCACAGAACAGAGGCAAATCATGCCATCATGGCAGGGCCTGCCCATCCCTCCCATGCCACAAGACAGAAACGGGGGCTCAGGGTCCATGCTTTTCCAGTATTTCAGCACTGATTCCCCTGGCAGCGGGTCTCGTGTTAGCACGCCTATGGTCCTGAAGTTGGTGATGGAGGTGCAAAGACCCTTCTGGTCGCAGGTTTGTCACCTCTTTCACCCCCCTAGTCCCCACCTTGACTCTTGCCTGGCTCTACCTGTGCATCCTGCAAGCATCTCCTTCAACTCCCGCCTCTCCTTGCGCAGCTGGGTGAGCTGAGCCCGGATTTcatccttctccttctccagccgCTCCTTCTCCTCCGTAAACCGCTTCACCTCTGCCTCTGTCCTGTTCTTGCCCAGCTTGGTTTCCACCGCTGCCACTGAAAATGCAAGCCCCCAAGACCGTCTCAGACAGGGAAAATGCAAAAAGGAATACATTTTCAGGTACATACAGTCAAAAATGAGTGAGACTCGTGTAAGCCTTAGGAGGCTGCTTGTATAGTGCAGGGCAGAGCTCTCCACTCACCAGGCAGTGGCATCTTGGGTCGGTGTGCGGGCACCAGCTGTGGGCTGCCCACTGGTACAGAGCCTGCTGGTGGCTCAGGGGCGGTCTGCGGGAAggtgatgttctgctgctgcgTCTGGATTTTCACAGTGGGCACCTGTGCTGGTGGCTCTTCAGGTTCCAGCTTTTCTGGGTGTTTCTGAGGCAGAAGATAGGGGAAAGGAGGTGGGATGATGTGGTGGGGAACCAGATCGCTGCCGAATCCTGGCCCCAAACCACACTTTAAATACCTGCTCTGAGGTCTCCTCCTTTTTGCAGGGCTCGGCATCCTTATCCACTGGGGCTGTCTCAGCTGTGCTATCTGCTGCAGCCTTATTGCCAGCTCTCTCTAGAGCTGGCGAGCTCAGGGACGAAGGCTGACATGGCTTCTtgccagcacagtgcaggaagGACTTCACTGGGGTAAGATCCAGGTACACCCTGTCTTGGTCCCCCTCCAGCTTGCTCTCGCTCTTGGGTACTTCTTCCTGCAAAAGGTGAATGTTCCCATGAAAAGAGACCATCTGCTGCAGCCAGAAGCACAGGCCAAGTCTCACTGAAGAGCAGAGCACGTCAGGTAATCTGAGATGTTCTCCATAAACTCTTCCGTGATTGAATAGAGTCACAACCCTATTTTCTAAGCCCTTCCTTAAGGGATAAAGTGTATGGAAAGTCACCCCCGCTCTCCTTCATTATATCTTTCCAGTGGTTGCAGCCTCATGTGGGCATCTCAATTTTTTGTAGATTTAGGATCAGAGCCCTTGTCCCCCAGCAGAGCCTGCCCTGTGCTTATGGGATGGCTTTCCTGCAATGGGAGGAGTTTTGGTAAAACAGGGTCCAAAGAACCCACAGCCACCAAACCATCTGTGCTGTTAGCAGACAGAAAATGTGGGTTTTCATTGCACAAAACTGCTAATCTAAACACATCCTTCTGGAAACCTCCCACATTTCTCTGCACCTCCTCACCACTGCCCACTTCTCTGCCTCTTGCAAAAGCCTGGATGTCCCCAAGGGATAGGCCTCCCCTTCCCCAAGTGCTGTTCCCAGCTGGTGCACCTTACCGCTGGCACGTCCGGCAGATCCACATCATCATAGAGCTCTTCTTGCTGTACCCTCCCCTTGGGCAGGTTGTCAATGTAGGCATTGGGCTCGGAGTATTTCCTCTGCATTAGGCTGTGAACAGGCAGCAGGACATCCTATCAGGAGGGGTGGGTCTTGCTGCACCCTCACACTGTGCTGAATTTTGGAACATCTGTGCTTAAGGCTCTGCACACCCAGCCCCACCATCCTGGGTGCACACCCCTTTCCCCATGGCAGCAATGCAAAGGTTGAATGCATCACGTGGGGACAAGTGCTGTCCTGTCTTGCACTGGCTTTCAAAGAGAGCAATCAAGCTGCACCCATAGCTGAAGCATCGAAGGACCCCTGTCCAGCTTGGTCCCCACTCCCCCAGCTGCCAGAAGCCCTGTGGTACCCCATACGTACAAGAAAGAGTTCTTTGCAGCGCTCACGATGCAGGAGACTCTGTCAGCGTCCACGTAATCATAGGTAAATTCCTCTGGGTCTGTTTTTGAACCTGACTCAGACAAGAGGAGTCCCAGCCAGTGGCCCATTTCCTCCGAGGACTTCGCCTGTGAGGTGACCAGACAGATGTTATGAGCAGCTACAGCAGCATCCCTGGGCTTCCAGGGATACTACCAAGCTAGCCTTCGTAGGGAACTGCACTGGCAGCCCTCTGTCCTTGCAAGGAGGAAGATCAGAGTATTTATTATAGTAAACCTGagactatgttaaaaaaaaaaataaagaaatactgcTCTGTATCTGGACTGATTTGCAAATTTGGGACATAGATATATAAATGCAGCTCCTCTCTGCCCTAGAACGTGTGGTCAGCCTGCATTCTTCTTGCAATGGTGAGCAACTCAGCTGCACATGAAAGTGAAAACGTCTCTAGGACTAAAGATACTTTTGTGGAGCCAGCTGGGGGGAGAAGAGTGCATTTTCTGTTCCAGACCAGCAGAGTGCAGTAACACGATTTCCAAACACCAGACCCAAGCACAGCAAAGCCTGTGCATTCTTTATAGCAGAGCCCCAAAGCCTCCCCAGGGTCTTagcaaagaagagaaggggAGAGATTAAAATATGGTCAGAGAAGAACTTCAAAGAGAGCCCCCTAGCTACAACACACTCAGTACCAAATTCCCAGTGCAGGGAACAGCCTGCCATTTtgcaaaattaaacattaaatattGTGCCTGGAAGTCAGATTTAGCAAATAGCCACATGTACTTTCCAGTAGTGGATGACTTCCACCTGAAGCAAGAAGTGGGCTGACGCAGACAACTTTTGCTTTGATTTGAAGCATTAGAGCAGCAAGTACAAAGCAAAATTCAGGGTAAGTGAATCCTAAACTGGAAAGTATATTTTAAGCTTCCAATCTTGTTTAATTTAGCATAGAATTCAGTGCCAGGGAAGCCAGCCAGAGTCTATACGTTGAGTCTGACATCCCaacaaaatacagtttcttCCATTCacaaaacatacattttctcaGTACCTCTTCACGTCTGTAATTAGGCAAAATTTCTTGGACACGGACATACTCTGAACCAGAGGCTAAACAAAAACACCTAAAAACGTCACGGCAGGCACTCAAAGTCAGTTGTTTAGCTATAAATATTCCACCAActggaaaaatacaggaaatggCTCACATTGTCCACCTCCTACTATAATCACGCTGTTGTCGTCAGAGAGAACTAAGATTAGAGATAAGCAGTGCTGGATTCAGGCAAAGGAAAGTAAGTGATGGAGACGAATTCACTTTCAGGAGCAGATCTGGGATCAGTTTACTTGGGATGCACTCATAACCCATGGCTGAAAGCTCTTGCTTTCAGGAGAATAAGTTCTCTATTTCCTCTTAATCACAGAATTAAATCCCTGAAGTGACACCCCTCTCATTAAACATCAACTGTCTAAAATGTGTCCTATATAACTTAACCATCCCAGCTTAGCCTGTAGCCAGCGGAGAGAGATGGGCACCTTCAGAGGACCCTTCATCCCATCCTAAGACGAGTGCCTAAGATGAAGGCTGAATGGTCCTCTGGAGATGCCAGCATCAGAGGCAGCCTGGACTGCCTGCCAGGACACCTTCTAGTTGACTGTGAGCTGGTGAAACAAAGTTGGATGCTTCAGGCTCAGTTTTGCTGGACTGAAGGCTCCTCAAATGGCCTTGAAAGCATTTAGCTTTCAGGCAGAGGTTTTAGGCCTGCTATGACACCCAAGCTAAAAGAGAACATGTATGGAGATGTACACCTTACCTCCAGAACGACCCGTTCTTCCCCATTGTGCAGGATGCGGAAGGAATAGAGATGATCAGGGCTTGGCTCTGGGATAACTTCACAACCTGCCAAACTTaggggctgctgagccagttTGCTTCGGTTCTTGTCCTGGTAGAAATGGAGGTGACCATCCTTTATCTGACACCAACGGGATTTCCACTGGCTGTTCACTAGCACGTTCAGGTAACCTGCAAGCAAGCACAGGATATCTAGTCGTATTTTACACCCTACAGGCAGGTGCTGAGATCACTGCAAAAAGCCACAGGCAACGATGAAGAGCAAAAAACAAAGGTGAGTGGTCCTGAACCACACAAGACAGGTTGAAAGGGTGAAAATCTGTTCAAAATGGGACACCTGACATTCAAGTTAGGTCTGGAGCAGCAAGTTGGCTACATATGGTTGGACAAAACTAGGCCCAAGTGATGAATTCTAGTTGACCTACACGACCTCCTCCCACCTGAATCCCACGTCCTGGCTGAGCAGCACAAGGTACATGTCTGGCATTATTTGCCCTTCTTCTTGAGTCACCCAGTGAGCCCTTGCCTGCCCTCCTAAGCAACAGTCACCTCAACATGTAAAAGGCACCATGAGGTGCATGGAATTACTGGCAAGGACCAAGTTGGTAGTGGCCCTTTTGCCCCCTGCAGTGGGGTGACTTGATGCATAGCGTAGCCAGGTGCTCACCCCACAGTGCACACCACTCACATCACTTACTTGAAGTCTCCAGGGATCTCTCTGGGCTATCCAGAGAACTGGATTTTTTCCTCCCGAGGTTCATCAGGTTGCTTAGTTTTAGGCCAGTTGTGCCCTTCTTCTTaactaccaaaaaaagaaacaaaacatgcatGGCTTTTCAAACTCACACACACGCAGCCCACTGTCCCAGCTGGGTGtcctgcactgcagccatgCAACACGGCACTGTGGCACACACCCACAGAAACTCTGAGCTGCTAATTCATTacacaaagaataaaagcaatgaaatcaAGTTCACAAGCAGTTTTCACCCCACATCGGGTCAGTATGGGgtggcagcagcaagcagcagaagcagggtTAGTGGCATGCTTTGCCCGTGTTCCCAGGGGGAGTTTTTACCATCCTTTGTCTCGACCGCCTCAGGGTGcccatctgtgctgctgccactcTCTGAGGCTGCGGAGTACCTCTCGGAGAGGTCCATCTGCCAACAAGCACAGGACATCAGCTCTGCAGACGCACACAGCCTGCCCTTCCAGTAAGCATTCACCCCGGGGAATTTCTTTTCTGGCAGGGAACGTTCAGGTAGGAAACCTACAGCTTAGGATTCGACGATGCCAGTAAACCAGACATGTCACAGATTTGAGATCACACATTTCTAAGCCCCTAAAAGAGGACATGGGCAGAGGAAACGGCCAGATGCCCCAACAA includes:
- the AFAP1L2 gene encoding actin filament-associated protein 1-like 2 isoform X19, encoding MEKYKALEQLLTELEDFLRILDKENLSSTALVKKSFLSDLLRVYTKSSGGDEEYIYMNKVTVNRQQGDQEKQDKALDGKNSLTNGDLGLHSSPPQKSLPELPPPKEQTCSSACPAERSGVLALHALNILSRICTGLNQEPVEVIPETKQPSVPKIESPEGYYEEAEPYDVSMNGLFGRLAAAGPRPGLQVTEAVIYATITMEDGEAVSSSYESYDEEESSKGKSATHQWPSTEATIELMKDARICAFLWRKKWLGQWAKQLCVIKDTRLLCYKSSKDHSPQLDVNLLGCTVIHKEKQVRKKEHKLKIIPMNADVIVLGLQSKDQAEQWLRVIQETSGLQCEGGSEGNQYIPDSQRLNYPKMDLSERYSAASESGSSTDGHPEAVETKDVKKKGTTGLKLSNLMNLGRKKSSSLDSPERSLETSSYLNVLVNSQWKSRWCQIKDGHLHFYQDKNRSKLAQQPLSLAGCEVIPEPSPDHLYSFRILHNGEERVVLEAKSSEEMGHWLGLLLSESGSKTDPEEFTYDYVDADRVSCIVSAAKNSFFLMQRKYSEPNAYIDNLPKGRVQQEELYDDVDLPDVPAEEVPKSESKLEGDQDRVYLDLTPVKSFLHCAGKKPCQPSSLSSPALERAGNKAAADSTAETAPVDKDAEPCKKEETSEQKHPEKLEPEEPPAQVPTVKIQTQQQNITFPQTAPEPPAGSVPVGSPQLVPAHRPKMPLPVAAVETKLGKNRTEAEVKRFTEEKERLEKEKDEIRAQLTQLRKERRELKEMLAGCTDKNLEQRLKEIDEECKKKESRRVDLELSLVEVKENLKKAESGPVTLGTTVDTTHLENTAPRTQTKPASPATSAESSPVNSATALKNRPLSVMVTGKGTVLQKAKEWEKKGAS